In a genomic window of Sulfitobacter sp. THAF37:
- a CDS encoding TRAP transporter large permease — protein MTPLAIGSISLGLVVVLIALRIPIAMALLGVSVGGIWMILGERPALGVLTTVPYHFAANWTLSSVPMFLFMGYVAFHSGLTSNLFRAARAWLSWLPGGLAIASIFGSGGFASVTGSSVACAAAMGRIAVPEMHKSGYNLGMATGAIAAGGTLGALIPPSILLILYGIQSQVSITALFLGGLLLGGVTIAAYVLVILIAAWTRPDMFPRAPAVEKGERLRSLIDIWPTLLLVFLIFGGLFSGVFTATEAGATGAMLTVALGFARRSLSIDALKQSLLDTVLSSASVFIIAVAANAFTRLIALSGLSMALGGWIGDLGVSAFVLLLVISLVYVFLGMFLEPIGAMLLTLPLVLPLLGAQGIEFLWFGILLAKLLEIGMITPPVGLNIFVIHSVVRDSVRLETIFYGAAAFVAADVVLVVAMILTRGWF, from the coding sequence ATGACACCGCTTGCCATCGGTTCGATTTCACTCGGCCTCGTCGTGGTTCTGATCGCGCTGCGCATACCGATCGCGATGGCGTTGTTGGGTGTTTCGGTCGGCGGGATCTGGATGATCCTGGGTGAAAGGCCTGCACTCGGCGTGTTGACAACGGTGCCATATCATTTTGCCGCCAACTGGACCCTCAGTTCAGTGCCGATGTTCCTGTTCATGGGATATGTCGCTTTCCATTCAGGGCTGACCAGTAACCTGTTTCGCGCTGCGCGGGCTTGGCTGTCCTGGCTGCCCGGAGGTCTGGCCATCGCCTCCATCTTCGGCTCCGGGGGCTTTGCATCGGTCACAGGATCCAGTGTTGCCTGCGCTGCCGCCATGGGCCGTATCGCAGTGCCGGAAATGCACAAGAGCGGCTATAATCTGGGCATGGCAACCGGGGCCATCGCGGCTGGCGGGACATTGGGTGCGCTGATCCCACCCAGCATCCTGCTGATCCTCTACGGGATTCAGTCTCAGGTTTCGATCACCGCCCTGTTCCTCGGCGGCCTGCTTCTGGGCGGCGTAACAATAGCGGCCTACGTGCTGGTGATCCTCATTGCCGCCTGGACCCGTCCGGACATGTTCCCGCGCGCGCCGGCGGTGGAAAAAGGTGAGCGTCTGCGGTCGCTGATCGACATCTGGCCAACGCTTCTGCTGGTTTTCCTGATCTTTGGCGGTTTGTTTTCCGGCGTCTTCACCGCAACCGAAGCCGGCGCCACCGGCGCGATGTTGACGGTCGCACTTGGCTTTGCCCGGCGCAGCCTGTCGATTGACGCCTTAAAGCAGAGCCTGCTGGACACTGTGCTGAGCTCGGCCAGCGTCTTCATAATCGCGGTTGCCGCCAATGCTTTCACAAGGCTGATCGCACTCAGCGGCCTCTCCATGGCGCTCGGTGGCTGGATCGGTGATCTGGGCGTATCGGCTTTTGTGCTCCTGCTGGTGATTTCGCTGGTCTATGTGTTCCTGGGAATGTTCCTGGAACCCATCGGCGCCATGCTCCTGACTTTGCCGCTGGTCCTGCCTTTGCTCGGGGCGCAGGGAATCGAGTTTCTGTGGTTCGGCATCCTTCTCGCAAAACTGCTGGAGATCGGGATGATTACGCCACCTGTGGGTCTGAACATCTTTGTCATCCACTCGGTGGTCCGTGATAGTGTCCGGCTCGAAACCATCTTTTATGGCGCAGCGGCGTTCGTGGCCGCCGACGTCGTCCTGGTTGTGGCAATGATCCTAACACGGGGGTGGTTCTAA
- a CDS encoding IS6 family transposase, protein MILSVPSSALKGYRFPRSVIGYAVWAYHRFALSLRDVEDLLAERGITVSHETIRDWVAKFGTQIAAKIRRDRDQPADKWHLDEVVIPIRGKKHWLWRAVDGNGDTLEILMQSRRNANAAKQFLRKLMKRWGTPRVIVTDKLRSYGVAIRELCPGADHRSHKGLNNRSEASHRHTRRREKIFGRFKSARHAQMFLSVHDQTAVLFRPKRHRLTAADYRQTRTEALGLWARYVREIVA, encoded by the coding sequence ATGATATTGTCTGTTCCGTCGTCGGCCCTGAAGGGGTATCGCTTTCCACGCTCGGTCATTGGCTATGCCGTTTGGGCCTACCACCGTTTCGCCCTCAGCCTGCGGGACGTTGAGGATCTTTTGGCAGAACGCGGCATCACGGTCAGCCATGAGACGATCCGAGATTGGGTGGCGAAATTTGGAACGCAGATTGCGGCCAAGATCCGACGTGATCGCGATCAGCCCGCTGACAAGTGGCACTTGGACGAAGTTGTGATCCCGATCCGCGGGAAGAAGCACTGGCTCTGGCGCGCGGTCGATGGCAACGGAGATACGCTTGAAATCCTTATGCAATCGCGCCGAAACGCTAACGCAGCAAAGCAGTTTCTCCGGAAACTCATGAAGCGTTGGGGCACTCCTCGGGTCATAGTGACGGATAAATTGCGCAGTTACGGCGTTGCGATCCGCGAGCTTTGTCCTGGCGCTGATCATCGGTCACACAAGGGACTGAACAACCGCAGCGAGGCATCACATCGGCACACCCGTCGACGAGAGAAGATATTCGGCCGGTTCAAATCAGCCAGACACGCCCAGATGTTCCTGTCCGTCCATGATCAAACTGCCGTTCTCTTTCGCCCGAAACGCCACCGCCTCACCGCCGCCGATTACCGCCAAACAAGAACAGAGGCCCTTGGCCTCTGGGCGCGCTACGTCCGCGAAATCGTTGCCTGA
- a CDS encoding peroxidase-related enzyme (This protein belongs to a clade of uncharacterized proteins related to peroxidases such as the alkylhydroperoxidase AhpD.) — protein sequence MTTKPISRFPVPSLDEMPEDIATRIREVQEKSGFVPNVFLALAGRPDEFRAFFAYHDALMDKPGNLTKAEREMIVVATSAMNQCQYCVVAHGAILRIRAKNPLIADQVAANYRKADLTPRQKAMIDYAVKVSARAQEVNDADFALLAEHGFTEDDIWDIGMISAFFGMSNRIANITSLRPNDEFYALGRDMPVPA from the coding sequence ATGACCACCAAACCTATCAGCCGCTTCCCCGTACCGTCGCTGGACGAGATGCCCGAGGATATCGCCACGCGCATCCGCGAGGTGCAGGAGAAATCCGGCTTTGTCCCCAATGTCTTTCTGGCCCTTGCGGGTCGGCCGGATGAATTCCGCGCCTTCTTTGCCTATCACGACGCGCTGATGGACAAGCCCGGCAATCTGACCAAGGCCGAGCGTGAGATGATCGTGGTCGCCACCAGTGCTATGAACCAATGCCAGTATTGTGTCGTGGCCCATGGGGCAATCCTGCGCATCCGGGCCAAGAACCCGCTGATCGCCGACCAGGTGGCGGCGAACTATCGCAAGGCCGACCTGACACCGCGCCAGAAGGCGATGATCGACTATGCCGTGAAGGTTTCGGCCCGCGCGCAGGAGGTGAACGACGCGGACTTTGCCCTGCTGGCCGAGCATGGCTTTACCGAAGACGATATCTGGGACATCGGCATGATCTCGGCCTTCTTCGGCATGTCAAACCGGATCGCCAATATCACGTCGCTGCGGCCGAACGACGAATTCTACGCCCTTGGTCGGGATATGCCGGTTCCGGCCTGA
- a CDS encoding DUF1629 domain-containing protein, giving the protein MAVYRFGVHPDAMAGGFGWSENKKMRRPKKGAVRWYPTDSDRFPLGPLPDDLKDKVATHWAVTELGNDALPDYFNSIGAGHFTGLQAVGDKLADVFRAHAGDGLELVQIPNFWSLADEAELSEPYYLANVFAKVETIDLARSKVIEVKNPRLEGAQKYVSASQSHKWVKNVRGFTTDLHVWRDANTSEWFCDDVFQAAIEAASPGNFHFGETSQE; this is encoded by the coding sequence ATGGCAGTTTATCGATTTGGCGTCCATCCCGACGCGATGGCGGGCGGGTTCGGATGGTCGGAAAACAAAAAGATGCGCCGCCCAAAAAAGGGGGCCGTGCGCTGGTATCCGACGGATTCGGATCGCTTTCCGCTCGGGCCGTTGCCGGATGACCTGAAGGACAAGGTGGCAACGCATTGGGCGGTGACAGAGTTGGGGAACGACGCGTTGCCGGACTATTTCAATTCCATCGGTGCGGGGCATTTCACCGGCCTGCAAGCCGTGGGGGACAAGCTGGCAGATGTCTTTCGTGCGCATGCTGGGGATGGTTTGGAATTGGTGCAGATTCCGAATTTCTGGTCCCTGGCAGATGAGGCCGAACTGTCTGAACCCTACTACCTCGCGAATGTATTTGCGAAAGTCGAAACCATAGACCTCGCCCGGTCTAAAGTGATCGAAGTGAAAAATCCGCGTCTGGAAGGTGCGCAGAAATACGTGTCGGCGTCACAGAGCCACAAATGGGTTAAGAACGTCAGAGGGTTCACGACCGACCTTCACGTCTGGCGGGATGCAAACACGTCAGAATGGTTCTGTGATGATGTGTTCCAGGCAGCGATTGAAGCCGCCAGCCCGGGAAACTTCCACTTTGGCGAAACCTCCCAGGAGTAA
- a CDS encoding TRAP transporter small permease — MIGRLTVVIAAVAILLMMLHVSADVLFRVVASKSLPGTAEIVSHYYMVALSFLPIAYAELKDRHIEATVLTDLMPAPAQDTLKIVGMLFSLGIYGLMTYVSGREAIKKTAINAVVESGTHKLLVWPSYWILPVSFALMCLALLLRIFRYRRFDPSNF, encoded by the coding sequence ATGATCGGCCGCCTGACCGTTGTCATCGCTGCTGTAGCAATTCTTCTCATGATGCTCCATGTCAGTGCCGACGTGCTGTTCCGGGTTGTCGCCTCAAAGTCGCTGCCCGGAACGGCCGAAATCGTCAGCCACTACTACATGGTTGCGCTCAGTTTCCTGCCAATCGCCTATGCGGAACTTAAGGACCGCCATATCGAAGCGACCGTGTTGACTGACCTGATGCCTGCGCCCGCGCAAGACACGCTGAAGATTGTGGGCATGCTGTTCTCGCTAGGGATCTACGGGTTGATGACCTATGTCAGCGGCCGCGAGGCGATCAAGAAGACTGCGATCAACGCGGTCGTCGAATCCGGGACGCACAAACTTCTGGTTTGGCCCAGCTACTGGATCTTGCCGGTTTCCTTCGCGCTGATGTGCCTGGCGCTGCTGCTGCGGATCTTCCGCTATCGCCGCTTCGACCCCTCCAACTTCTGA
- a CDS encoding mandelate racemase/muconate lactonizing enzyme family protein, giving the protein MEIIHVPMSGAGGIARWNPIFVRITTEDGLTGIGEVGLAYGVGAASAIGMLEALGEAFVIGADAMAHEALWERIYRRSFWAEGGGPVVIGAMSAIDTALWDIKGKALGLPVWRLLGGAAARPLRCYASQIQFDWSETGRKDLTNPSAYRDAGTRAVADGYDCVKVDPVMIGKEGKIDDNVRGMFTAAELDLYVRRMEAVREGVGPSTGIILELHSLPSLSGARQLIEACRHVGLYLVEEPVHYANPSAQIHLSETFPETRFAAGERLYTRWGAEPYLSSNAIDMLQPDFGLVGGITEGKKVCDLAHLYDITVQGHVCGSPVATAVALHVETAIPNFEIHEHHVYARQPANRDLCTIDLQPKDGVMSAPDAPGLGIDLVDTALDAANARRVTVG; this is encoded by the coding sequence ATGGAGATCATCCATGTCCCGATGTCGGGAGCAGGCGGAATCGCCCGGTGGAACCCGATATTTGTCCGCATCACGACCGAAGACGGGCTAACAGGTATCGGAGAGGTTGGCCTGGCCTACGGTGTGGGGGCGGCCTCTGCGATCGGCATGCTCGAAGCTCTGGGTGAAGCCTTTGTCATCGGCGCCGACGCCATGGCGCACGAAGCCCTGTGGGAACGCATCTATCGCCGGTCCTTCTGGGCCGAAGGCGGCGGTCCCGTGGTCATCGGCGCGATGAGCGCCATCGACACCGCGCTCTGGGATATCAAGGGCAAGGCACTCGGCCTGCCCGTCTGGCGCCTTCTGGGCGGTGCCGCTGCACGCCCGCTGCGCTGCTACGCCAGCCAGATCCAGTTCGACTGGTCCGAAACCGGCCGCAAGGACCTGACCAACCCCTCCGCCTATCGTGACGCCGGCACCAGGGCCGTGGCCGATGGTTATGACTGTGTTAAGGTCGACCCGGTCATGATCGGCAAGGAAGGCAAGATCGACGACAACGTCCGTGGCATGTTCACCGCGGCCGAGCTGGATCTCTACGTCCGCCGGATGGAAGCGGTGCGCGAGGGTGTCGGCCCCTCGACCGGCATCATCCTCGAACTGCACTCCCTGCCCAGCCTCTCCGGCGCCCGCCAACTGATCGAAGCTTGCCGTCACGTGGGCCTCTATCTGGTGGAAGAACCGGTGCACTATGCTAACCCAAGCGCCCAGATCCACCTGTCGGAAACCTTCCCCGAGACGCGCTTTGCCGCCGGCGAACGGCTTTATACAAGGTGGGGGGCCGAACCCTACCTGTCGTCGAATGCCATCGACATGCTGCAGCCGGACTTCGGTCTGGTCGGCGGGATCACCGAGGGCAAGAAGGTCTGTGATCTGGCGCATCTTTACGACATCACCGTTCAGGGCCACGTCTGCGGATCGCCTGTCGCGACGGCAGTGGCCCTGCATGTGGAAACCGCGATCCCGAACTTCGAGATCCACGAACACCACGTCTATGCCCGCCAGCCCGCCAACCGCGATCTCTGCACGATCGACCTGCAACCCAAAGACGGAGTGATGAGCGCCCCTGACGCGCCGGGGCTCGGGATCGACTTGGTCGACACGGCGCTGGACGCGGCCAACGCCCGCCGGGTCACGGTCGGCTGA